In Malassezia japonica chromosome 2, complete sequence, one DNA window encodes the following:
- the BRO1 gene encoding bck1-like resistance to osmotic shock (COG:U; EggNog:ENOG503NUGR), with product MQSPLIALPVKESQDVELAKPLGELIRNVYEQHVDTFSDDLQRVNRTREDAIAKASNNETARDALFRWFHMLEMLELRFAELRAPFSWNDAFTGVEVTQQALAYEKASVLFNLAARISGAGLEHDRRDVRGDGLKRSYAAFRQAAGLLDYIHSNFLHAPSEDMGGTMIQALRSLMLVQAAEIFLEKSIADSKGAALIAKLASHVANTYTSLAEEWQDTSKFASIPPTWRQLVLYKSKYASSVMQYYRARADDAAGSHGAALVRWTLAEKLAKEAARAVSNLHGFNYPSLVFTTTLPGDAAAAAAAEVKAHTAQCAEARRLAEKDNDLVYHELLPSEDALPAVDTANVATAIPIREIFAQSDVQGVLGPDVFPTLVPLSVHESASMYSEEQAKLIRAESERVQTADEELEAALASMSLPQALQAYAALEGGAQSLAELPPRLVSAADALAASGRPVDEIDRQLARLTQPQVAEEQLRDALSDLDEENRACERLRVEHGVRWTQEPIGSAARSLRRDLASSRDALRDAQVHDQDLASLWASARDDVALMAHGADALRAQWQSAARAARSGDAPSLLDLSDEGEGDAHRAEATKLLQQTRASLESLRRLPRERGEQLAELKKRVRSDDISRVLLLNRRMQNVEPKVFAAELAKFTPLQAQLVESAETQRTRLNELSRSLERLGTHPGTEPIRKQRRAGDAACAQLVARWDRAYEAYTEVCAVLDKATSFYAEMNASAQRLGTATTQLLAERRSERQSLLQALSWDRQGGYARQDSGSIADDLRALNMDARPRQAPANGYASPHGYAPSPPGHGYPSPPPAGYTPPSSGYSSYAPPSGTDAWPAPPAPYSSNYATGTPTYGQRNASGDRPAPPPRPPRV from the coding sequence ATGCAGTCGCCGCTGATCGCCCTCCCGGTCAAGGAGTCGCAGGACGTGGAGCTGGCAAAGCCGCTGGGCGAGCTGATTCGGAACGTATATGAGCAGCATGTAGACACGTTTTCGGATGATTTGCAGCGCGTGAaccgcacgcgcgaggaCGCAATTGCCAAGGCGAGCAACAACGAAACGGCGCGCGATGCCCTCTTTCGCTGGTTTCATATGctcgagatgctcgagctgcgcttTGCCGAGCTCCGTGCGCCATTCTCGTGGAACGACGCATTTACTGGCGTGGAAGTgacgcagcaggcgctcgcatACGAGAAAGCAAGCGTGCTCTTTAACCTCGCCGCCCGCATCTCCGGCGCGgggctcgagcacgaccgccgcgacgtgcgggGAGACGGGCTGAAGCGCAGCTATGCGGCCTTTCGCCAGGCCGCCGGGCTCCTTGACTATATCCACTCCAACTTTTTGCATGCCCCGAGCGAGGATATGGGGGGGACCATGATCCAAGccctgcgctcgctcaTGCTCGTGCAAGCCGCCGAAATCTTTTTGGAAAAGAGCATTGCGGATTCCAAGGGTGCAGCGCTTATTGCAAAACTCGCGAGCCACGTCGCGAACACGTATACAAGCCTCGCAGAAGAGTGGCAAGACACGTCCAAGTTTGCCTCAATCCCACCGACGTGGCGCCAGCTCGTCTTGTACAAGAGCAAGTACGCTTCGTCGGTGATGCAGTACtaccgcgcgcgcgcggacgatgcggcggggtcgcacggtgcggcgctcgtccggTGGACGCTTGCAGAAAAGCTGGCCAAGGaagcggcacgcgcggtGAGCAACTTGCACGGCTTCAACTACCCGTCGTTGGTCTTTACGACGACGCTTCctggcgacgcggcggccgcggcggccgcagaAGTCAAGGCGCATACCGCACAGtgcgccgaggcacgccgcctcgcggaaAAGGACAATGATTTGGTCTATCACGAGCTGCTCCCGAGCGAGGACGCACTGCCGGCCGTCGACACGGCCAACGTCGCGACCGCGATTCCCATTCGCGAGATCTTTGCACAGAGCGACGTCCAGGGCGTGCTGGGCCCCGACGTCTTTCcgacgctcgtgccgctgaGCGTGCACGAAAGCGCAAGCATGTACTCGGAGGAGCAGGCCAAGCTCATCCGCGCCGAGtcggagcgcgtgcagaccgccgacgaggagctcgaggcggcgctcgcctcgaTGAGCCTTCCGCAGGCACTCCAGGCGTACGCGGCACTGgaaggcggcgcacagtcactcgccgagctgccgccACGCCTCGTGTCCGCTGCCGATGCACTGGCCGCAAGCGGGCGTCCGgtcgacgagatcgaccGCCAGCTCGCACGGCTCACACAGccgcaggtcgccgaggagcagctgcgcgatgcCCTGagcgacctcgacgaggagaacCGCGCATGCGAGCGgctgcgtgtcgagcacggcgtaAGGTGGACGCAGGAGCCGATCGGTagtgccgcgcgcagcctgcgccgcgacctcgCAAGtagccgcgacgcgctgcgcgacgcacaggTCCACGATCAGGACCTCGCGTCGCTctgggcctcggcgcgcgacgacgtcgcattgatggcgcacggcgccgacgcgctgcgtgcgcagtggcagagcgccgcacgcgccgcacgctcgggcgacgcgccgagcctcCTGGACCTCTCGGACGAGGGGGAAGGAGATGcacaccgcgccgaggctACCAAGCTATTGCAGCagacgcgcgcatcgctcgagtcgctgcgccgccttccCAGGGAGCGCGGGGAGCAGCTTGCGGAACTCAAGAAGCGTGTGCGCTCCGACGACATCTCGCGTGTGCTCCTGCTGAACCGGCGCATGCAGAACGTTGAGCCCAAGGTGTTTGCTGCGGAACTCGCCAAATTTACGCCGCTTcaggcgcagctggtcgagAGCGCAGAGACGCAGCGTACGCGTCTCAACGAGCTGAGCCGCAgcctcgagcggctcgggACACACCCTGGGACGGAGCCTATCCGcaagcagcggcgcgcgggcgacgccgcaTGTGCACAGCTCGTTGCACGCTGGGACCGCGCGTACGAGGCATACACGGAAGtctgcgccgtgctcgacaaggCCACGTCGTTCTATGCGGAGATGAACGCGTCGGCCCAGCGGCTTGGTACAGCTACCACGCAGCTTCTTGcagagcgccgcagcgagcggcAGTCGCTTTTGCAGGCCTTGTCGTGGGACCGCCAAGGAGGCTACGCGCGGCAAGATTCAGGCTCGATTGCAGACGATCTGCGTGCGCTGAATATGGATGCACGGCCccgccaggcgccggcTAATGGCTACGCGAGTCCGCATGGCTACGCGCCTTCCCCCCCGGGCCATGGGTACCCGTCGCCGCCCCCGGCAGGCTACACCCCTCCTTCCTCGGGCTACTCTTCCTACGCCCCTCCTTCCGGCACCGATGcatggccggcgccgccggcaccgTATTCGTCCAACTATGCAACAGGGACGCCTACGTACGGCCAGCGAAACGCGTCCGGCGAccgtcctgcgccgccgccgcgtccgcccCGTGTATAG
- a CDS encoding lipoate--protein ligase (COG:H; EggNog:ENOG503NTYI; BUSCO:EOG09263HE6): protein MLRRPSVFVSRSLDAHFNLAWEDFLLRTAPSEVPVCFLYRNAPCVVVGRNQNIWTELDARAMHRAHIPVVRRRSGGGTVYHDEGNVNFSFHVPRNAFARHTHTELVAHSLARPPVGLPTRFGEAPVQVNDRNDLYVYARDAANAAPDARRKVSGSAYKIISQRAYHHGTLLLDADLGRMRFLKRSGGAAITSKGIDSVPSPVANLAATFQEHAHRLHPENVYQAIAAAFAETYGAGDTHDVDEANLDAEAQVGKAVHSARKNYDELHTWDWVYGSSPDMQVDVTTDATPWDGTQLALTLHTQRGIVSTVDVRRLDREDLRPALEGLVGAPYDALALPPPSAAPAQTLHSKGPVEEALAQWLRKAL, encoded by the coding sequence ATGCTTCGCCGACCGAGCGTGTTCGTGTCGCggtcgctcgacgcgcactTTAACCTTGCGTGGGAAGACTTTCTGCTACGAACGGCACCGAGCGAAGTGCCGGTGTGCTTCCTGTATCGCAATGCGCCGTGCGTTGTCGTGGGGCGCAACCAAAATATATggaccgagctcgacgcacgcgcgatGCACCGTGCGCATATTCCggtcgtgcggcgccgctcggggGGCGGAACGGTGTACCACGACGAGGGGAATGTAAACTTTTCGTTCCATGTGCCGCGCAATGCGTTTGCGCGGCATACGCACACGGAGCTCGTCGCACACTCGctcgcacggccgccggtCGGCCTGCCGACGCGGTTTGGCGAGGCGCCAGTGCAGGTCAACGACCGCAATGACCTGTACGTctacgcgcgcgacgctgcaAACGCGGCGCCCGATGCACGGCGCAAGGTTTCGGGGAGCGCGTACAAAATCATTAGCCAGCGTGCCTACCATCACGGCACactgctcctcgacgcagACCTCGGGCGGATGCGCTTCCTCAAGCGCAGTGGGGGGGCGGCTATCACGTCCAAAGGCATTGATTCGGTCCCGTCGCCGGTCGCCAacctcgccgcgacgtTTCAAGAGCATGCGCACCGCTTGCATCCCGAAAATGTATACCAGGCAATCGCCGCTGCGTTTGCCGAGACGtacggcgcaggcgacacgcacgacgtcgacgaagcgaacctcgacgccgaggcacaGGTCGGCAAGGCCGTGCACAGCGCGCGGAAAAActacgacgagctgcacacCTGGGACTGGGTCTATGGGTCGTCGCCCGACATGCAGGTCGACGTGACGACCGACGCGACGCCATGGGACGGCACACAGCTCGCGCTGACgctgcacacgcagcgcggcatCGTGAGCACagtcgacgtgcgccgcctcgaccgcgaggaCCTGCGTCCGGCACTCGAggggctcgtcggcgcgccgtacgacGCTTTGGCGCTGCCCCCTccatcggcggcgccggcacaGACACTGCACAGCAAGGGGCCTGTGGAAGAGGCCCTGGCGCAGTGGTTGCGGAAAGCATTGTAG
- the YCG1 gene encoding chromosome condensation complex Condensin, subunit G (COG:B; COG:D; BUSCO:EOG09260LRX; EggNog:ENOG503NV3M), with the protein MVDAGALAASVQAQLPGHFQDAQHSLANHRKNAVGLYRLHAQCAQLTEQTPRGTRLVGEKAFNEGFFRCVNRALEVKKGVAAADRVCKFVATYASYAIEQFAKSASAAGRSPDDTPGTRFTAILLKHLLKGFKAKDKNVRLRCCSCVALLMNVVESIDDELYDALSSFLLERITDRESAVRVQAAVALARLQGGDEESDTSVTRLLLHLLRHDPSAEVRRAALFNIAPSAATLPYILERLQDVDATNRRCVYLGSLKMLCDAEDSVGVGLSENATAEVVRIGLHERDESVQKAARKLMRRWLEAMDGDLVALLSHLHVARTESGEPVTMALLEEDGDVVQSVARLLADQDTYWASVTPESALLARCFILFCQHNQRESLLEASLPLVTALVYRIEAEYEALNLLLEQQAIEEDEEEMPAIQDDSSLARIFVVNEMLALAMHCDYGDELGRRKMFMLVREMLSNAWLPSALIPRCLDVLLRLSSGQRDFVQMVVELVQELDADLAEEDGEESVQQALSWHARIENDPEAAAHRAALDARRLLIVRTMLERVSCALQDNSAFHGLIPQLIVPAVRSKDAIVREEGLVCLGLCSLLDEKMALDTFPLLLDQIQRGSGTIQVRCVQCLFDLVVVHGVTALCARSAEVAAKAEFDGDEEQGMLFAQQQMVGFLLSLLEHDEPEVQTAACEGVSKLLLTGALMDDDVLKSLVLTYYSPDTASNQPLRQCLSYFLPLYCSSHAKHQRMIQRIFMDVWDLLTQVYAETEAQQGMIAPAQIALQLADWSNPEKLLLSTPDETVHADLLHTILERLCTMDKGDERKALASLLGKMFLPDTLDERRAKGLAILAMTLRQRADEATLRTACTRLEALLEKKYAAQFATWAPALANADGTLASAPFADLSEFLTALPKVTIAPPKPKPRARARRETDQSEEEAQDSSSEDEI; encoded by the exons ATGGTCGACGCGggggcgcttgcggcgagtgtgcaggcgcagctgcctGGCCATTTTCAGGACGCGCAGCACTCTCTTGCGAACCACCGCAAGAATGCGGTGGGATTGTACAGACTGCACGCACAGTGTGCACAGCTCACCGAGCAGACGCCGCGCGGGACGCGTCTCGTGGGCGAAAAAGCGTTCAACGAAGGCTTCTTTCGGTGTGTGAACCGCGCGCTGGAGGTCAAGAAAGGCGTTGCGGCTGCGGACCGCGTGTGCAAGTTTGTTGCGACGTATGCGTCCTATGCGATCGAGCAGTTTGCCAAgagcgcatcggccgcTGGCCGCAGCCCCGACGACACGCCCGGCACGCGTTTCACGGCGATCCTGCTCAAGCATCTCCTGAAAGGATTCAAGGCAAAGGACAAGAATGTGCGCTTGcggtgctgcagctgcgtcgcgctgctcatGAATGTCGTCGAGAGCATCGA CGACGAACTATACGACGCGCTCTCGAGCTTTTTGCTAGAGCGTATTACCGACCGCGAGAGCGCTGTGCGCGTACAGGCGGCTGTTgcactcgcgcgcctccaaggcggcgacgaggagtcGGACACGAGTGTCACGCGCCTCCTCTTGCACCTGCTCCGCCACGACCCCAGCGCCGaagtgcggcgcgcggcgcttttCAACattgcgccgagcgctgcgacgcTCCCGTATATCCTCGAGCGTTTGCAGGACGTCGATGCGACGAATCGGCGGTGCGTCTACCTCGGCTCGCTCAAGATGCTGTGCGACGCCGAAGacagcgtcggcgtcggcctcAGCGAGAACGCCACTGCGGAAGtcgtgcgcatcggcctgcacgagcgcgacgagagcgTGCAGAAAGCTGCGCGCAAGCtcatgcgccgctggctcgaggcgatggacggcgaccttgtcgcgctgctgagcCACCTGCACGTTGCGAGGACCGAGAGCGGCGAGCCGGTCACGatggcgctcctcgaggaggACGGGGACGTGGTGCAGtctgtcgcgcgcctcctcgcTGACCAGGACACGTACTGGGCGTCGGTCACACCGGAATCCGCCTTGCTGGCCCGCTGCTTTATCCTCTTTTGCCAGCACAACCAGCGCGAGAGTTTGCTCGAGGCGTCCTTGCCGCTCGTCACCGCGCTCGTCTACCGCATCGAGGCCGagtacgaggcgctgaacctcttgctcgagcagcaagcgatcgaggaggacgaagaggagATGCCGGCGATCCAGGAcgactcgtcgctcgcgcgcatctTTGTCGTGAACGAGATGCTGGCGCTGGCGATGCACTGCGActacggcgacgagctggggCGCCGCAAGATGTTTATGCTTGTACGCGAAATGCTGTCGAACGCATGGCTTCCGTCAGCGCTCATTCCACGGtgcctcgacgtgctgctgcgcctctcGAGCGGCCAGCGCGACTTTGTGCAGatggtcgtcgagctcgtccaggAGCTGGATGCGGACCTGGCCGAAGAGGACGGCGAAGAGTCCGTGCAGCAGGCTTTGTCGTGGCATGCACGCATCGAGAACGACCCCGAAGCGGCCGCacaccgcgctgcgcttgacgcacgccgcctgctcatcgtgcgcacgatgctcgagcgcgtctcgtgcgcgctgcaggacaACTCGGCGTTCCACGGGCTGATTCCCCAGCTGATCGTaccggcggtgcgcagcaagGATGCGATCGTACGCGAAGAGGGCCTCGTGTGCCTCGGCCTCTGctcgctcctcgacgaaAAGATGGCACTCGATACCTTTccgctgctcctcgatcAGATCCAGCGCGGATCCGGCACAATCCAGGTGCGGTGTGTGCAGTGTCTCTTTGACCTGGTCGTTGTGCACGGCGTGACGGCActgtgcgcacgcagcgccgaagtcgcggccaaggccgagtttgacggcgacgaggagcagggcatgctctttgcgcagcagcaaaTGGTCGGCTTCCTCCTctcgctcctcgagcacgatgAGCCAGAGGTGCAGACGGCTGCGTGCGAGGGGGTGTCCAAGCTCCTGCTTACCGGCGCACTcatggacgacgacgtgctcaAGAGCCTCGTGCTCACGTACTATTCGCCCGATACCGCGTCGAACCAGCCGCTGCGGCAGTGCCTCAGCTACTTCCTGCCACTCTACTGCTCGTCGCACGCCAAGCACCAGCGCATGATCCAGCGCATCTTTATGGACGTCTGGGACCTCCTTACGCAGGTCTATGCGGAaaccgaggcgcagcagggcATGATCGCCCCGGCGCAAATCGCACTCCAGCTCGCAGACTGGAGCAATCCCGAGAAGCTTTTGCTTTCGACGCCGGACGAGACCGTGCACGCGGACCTACTGCATACGATCCTCGAGCGTTTGTGCACGATGGACaagg GCGATGAACGCAAGGCACTTGCATCGCTCCTCGGCAAAATGTTTTTGCCGGatacgctcgacgagcgccgcgccaaggGACTTGCTATCCTCGCCATGACcctgcggcagcgcgccgacgaagCGACACTGCGTACGGCGTGTACACGTCTCGAGGCACTCCTCGAGAAAAAGTACGCGGCGCAGTTTGCGACatgggcgccggcgctcgcaaACGCAGATGGGACACTGGCATCGGCTCCGTTTGCGGACCTCTCAGAATTCCTCACGGCGCTCCCCAAGGTGACCATCGCACCACCCAAGCCTAAgccgcgtgcacgcgcacgAAGAGAGAC TGATCAATCCGAAGAAGAGGCGCAAGACTCCAGTTCCGAGGACGAGATCTAG